The genomic DNA CGGCTGGTCAAAGACCCGGAGTCGTTCGATGTGATCGTGACGACCAACCTGTTCGGGGACATTCTCTCGGATGAAGCGGCCGGACTGATCGGCGGGCTCGGCGTGGCGCCGTCGGCCAATATCGGGGCGACCGGTGCCGTGTTCGAGCCGGTGCACGGGTCCGCGCCGGATATTGCAGGGCAGGGCATCGCCAACCCGATCGGCGCGATCCTGAGCGCCGCGCTGTTGCTCGACTACCTGCGCGAACCGGATGCGGCGCGCCGCGTGCGTGCGGCGGTGCAGGCGGTCGTCGCGAGCGGCGTGACGACGCGCGATCTGGGTGGCAACGCCAGTACAGCCGCCGTGACATCGGCGATATTGGCTCGTTTGTGAAACCCTTCGGGTCTGTCAGACCCGAAGGGTTTGGATCAGATGTATGACTACCGACCGCGATCTCCTCAAAGCGCAGTACCGCGATGGAGGCAATCTCGATGCGCGCATCGCTCTTCACGCGCGCTTCAGCACCGCCACGACCCAATTCCATGACTGGCTCTTCAACCTGATCACCGCCCCGCCCGATGCGCGCGTGTTGGAGATCGGCTGCGGGACGGGCGCGCTCTGGCAACAGGTGTACGCGCGCACCCCGCGCGGCTGGCGGCTGACGCTGACCGATTTCTCGCACGGCATGGCGGCGGGCCTCCGTCCCAAATCACAAGCGTGGGGGTTCAACGCCCGTTTCGCGCAGTGTGACGTGCAAGCCTTGCCGTTCCCGGACGCACACTTCGATCTGGTGCTGGCCAATCACATGCTCTACCATGTGCCCGATCTCGCGCGCGGCGTCGGCGAGATTGCGCGAGTGCTGAAGCCGGACGGCATGCTGGTCGCCGCGACGAATGGCGAAGCGCATATGCGCGAATTGGACAACCTCGCGACGGAGATCGGCATACCCCCGCACCGGATATGGCAGTTGGCGTTCCGGCTCGAAAATGGCGCCGAGTTGCTGGGGCGGCAGTTTGCCCGCGTGGATCGCCACGATTTCGCTGATGCGCTCGTCGTGACCGAAGCCGAGCCGCTCATCGCCTACATCGTGTCTATGAACACGTTCGCAGGGCTGTTGACGCCAGAAAACGTGGCGCGCCTGCGCGCGACTGTGGCTAGTCGGCTCGCGCGCGACGGGGCAATTCGCATCCGCAAGTCGACGGGCGTCTTCATTGCGCGCGCGCCGCGCCGCTAACGGTCGAATACCTTCAGCAGCCACACCCCGGCCAGCGCGGCGAGCAATAGCCAAATACCGATGATAATGGCGGCGGCGATGCGATTGATCGGCTTGCCCTGCGCCATGACCTCCTCGGCGCGGATGCGGCAGTCCGCCATCACCTTGGCGGGAATCAGGCGTAGCGCGAGCGCAATGCCGAGCGGCACAAGGATCAGGTCGTCGAGGTAGCCGATCACCGGGATGAAGTCGGGAATGAGGTCGATCGGGCTGAACGTGTAGCCGACGACGCACGCGGCGACAACCCGCGCATACCACGGCACGCGCGGATCGCGGTACGCCAGATAGAGCGCATAGACCTCAGTCTTCAACTGCCGGGCGCGCTGCCGCCAATGGGCAAGCATCATCAATTCCTCAAAAGACTGGCTGGGTACTCAGCCACCCGTAGCATAGCCTGCTCGACCACGTACCCGTCAGAGTCCAGCCCGGCGACTTCAAGAAAAGGGGCACGCCGGGAAACATCGTGGCATGCCCTCCGACTTGGCG from Chloroflexota bacterium includes the following:
- a CDS encoding class I SAM-dependent methyltransferase, with protein sequence MTTDRDLLKAQYRDGGNLDARIALHARFSTATTQFHDWLFNLITAPPDARVLEIGCGTGALWQQVYARTPRGWRLTLTDFSHGMAAGLRPKSQAWGFNARFAQCDVQALPFPDAHFDLVLANHMLYHVPDLARGVGEIARVLKPDGMLVAATNGEAHMRELDNLATEIGIPPHRIWQLAFRLENGAELLGRQFARVDRHDFADALVVTEAEPLIAYIVSMNTFAGLLTPENVARLRATVASRLARDGAIRIRKSTGVFIARAPRR
- a CDS encoding DUF1232 domain-containing protein, whose amino-acid sequence is MLAHWRQRARQLKTEVYALYLAYRDPRVPWYARVVAACVVGYTFSPIDLIPDFIPVIGYLDDLILVPLGIALALRLIPAKVMADCRIRAEEVMAQGKPINRIAAAIIIGIWLLLAALAGVWLLKVFDR